Proteins encoded in a region of the Candidatus Hydrogenedentota bacterium genome:
- a CDS encoding LUD domain-containing protein — protein MTVTRQQRLNEAITRAIAEPKQANALYNCMKRGRDKRQERLATLPGGAAFRDDVRAIKDRCIEKREELLERFVKACEARGCHVFVAEDAKAANDYCVQVALKHEAKSVSKSKSLTTEETEVNHDLQAAGMTVVETDLGELIIQLVDEKPYHLVFPSVHKMRDDVAEIFARETGKPVEATIESIMPVVRAYLRPIFLNTDIGMTGANVGVAETGTICIETNEGNARLVSAIGKVHICVMGMEKIVETMDDALAMVLAHPVSASGQLPTTYVTWMSGRNPLGAGGQPRESHIVILDNGRRKMAQDPLMRENLRCIRCGACMNVCPTYGVVGGHTFGHIYPGPMGIPWTAGVHGLEKAAEFADLCVSCGLCKEICPTQIDMPLAIAQVKHRDHKENPPPRVNELLMAAETAAKLGCAFAPLSNWSLRNPHFRWVMEKATGIDRRREMPPFARKTLRKQWVAHVAPEAAKRKVAYFHDIFANYNAPELGMKALRRLEKSGCHVALPEQQASGYPYIGYGDLSRAQDAAIYNVMRLAEYVDQGYDIVATEPTAAYCLKVSYPKLLPMNPKARQVADATHEYFAYLMDIEGAGGSDALEGRTYGFHCSCHQRPLGMGSEAMAWVKKHGADIELIESGTCCGMAGTFGLKHGPMGYDLANAVGKPLFDAFKAKGVDAIVTESSVCSIHLKEGTGLPVMHPLELL, from the coding sequence ATGACGGTCACCCGCCAGCAGCGACTCAACGAAGCGATCACCCGCGCCATTGCCGAGCCGAAACAGGCCAACGCGCTATACAACTGCATGAAACGCGGCCGCGACAAGCGCCAGGAGCGCCTGGCCACCCTGCCCGGCGGCGCCGCCTTCCGCGACGATGTCCGGGCCATCAAGGACCGCTGCATCGAGAAGCGGGAGGAGCTGCTGGAACGCTTCGTGAAGGCCTGTGAGGCCCGCGGCTGCCACGTCTTTGTCGCGGAGGATGCGAAAGCGGCGAACGACTACTGCGTCCAGGTCGCCCTGAAACACGAAGCGAAATCGGTATCCAAGTCGAAATCGCTCACAACGGAAGAAACCGAGGTCAACCACGACTTGCAAGCCGCGGGCATGACGGTCGTGGAGACGGATCTCGGTGAGCTCATCATCCAGCTCGTCGACGAAAAGCCCTACCACCTGGTCTTCCCGTCGGTGCACAAAATGCGCGATGACGTCGCCGAGATCTTCGCCCGCGAAACCGGCAAGCCCGTCGAGGCCACCATCGAGTCGATCATGCCCGTCGTGCGCGCCTACCTGCGCCCCATCTTCCTCAATACCGACATCGGCATGACCGGCGCCAACGTCGGCGTTGCGGAAACCGGCACCATCTGCATCGAGACCAACGAGGGCAATGCCCGCTTGGTCTCCGCGATCGGCAAGGTCCACATCTGCGTCATGGGCATGGAGAAAATCGTCGAGACCATGGACGACGCTCTGGCCATGGTGCTCGCCCACCCCGTGAGCGCCTCGGGCCAGTTGCCCACCACCTACGTCACCTGGATGTCCGGCCGCAATCCCCTCGGCGCCGGCGGCCAGCCGCGCGAATCCCACATCGTCATCCTCGACAACGGGCGGCGGAAGATGGCGCAGGACCCGCTCATGCGCGAGAACCTCCGCTGCATCCGCTGCGGCGCCTGCATGAACGTCTGCCCGACCTACGGCGTCGTCGGCGGACACACCTTCGGCCACATATATCCCGGGCCCATGGGCATTCCGTGGACCGCCGGCGTCCACGGCCTCGAAAAAGCCGCTGAATTCGCCGACCTCTGCGTCTCCTGCGGGCTCTGCAAGGAAATCTGCCCCACCCAGATCGACATGCCCCTGGCCATTGCCCAGGTGAAGCACCGCGACCACAAGGAGAATCCCCCGCCGCGCGTCAATGAACTGCTCATGGCCGCCGAGACCGCCGCGAAACTCGGCTGCGCCTTCGCGCCCCTTTCCAATTGGAGCCTGCGCAATCCACACTTCCGCTGGGTCATGGAAAAGGCCACCGGCATTGACCGCCGCCGCGAAATGCCGCCCTTCGCCCGCAAGACCCTCCGCAAGCAGTGGGTCGCCCATGTGGCGCCCGAGGCGGCGAAGCGGAAAGTCGCCTACTTCCACGATATCTTCGCGAACTACAACGCGCCCGAACTCGGCATGAAGGCCCTGCGCCGCCTGGAGAAAAGCGGCTGCCACGTCGCCCTCCCCGAACAGCAGGCCTCCGGCTACCCCTACATCGGCTACGGCGACCTCAGCCGCGCCCAGGACGCCGCCATCTACAACGTCATGCGCCTCGCCGAATACGTCGATCAGGGCTACGACATCGTCGCCACCGAGCCCACCGCCGCCTACTGCCTCAAGGTCTCCTACCCCAAGCTACTCCCCATGAACCCGAAGGCGAGACAGGTCGCCGACGCCACCCACGAATACTTCGCCTACCTCATGGACATCGAGGGCGCTGGCGGAAGCGACGCCCTCGAAGGCCGCACCTACGGCTTCCACTGCTCCTGCCACCAGCGCCCCCTCGGCATGGGTAGCGAGGCCATGGCCTGGGTCAAAAAACACGGCGCGGACATCGAGCTCATCGAAAGCGGAACCTGCTGCGGCATGGCCGGCACCTTCGGCCTCAAACACGGCCCCATGGGCTACGACCTCGCCAACGCCGTCGGCAAACCCCTCTTCGACGCCTTCAAGGCCAAGGGGGTGGATGCCATCGTAACGGAGTCGTCGGTGTGCAGCATCCACCTCAAAGAAGGCACGGGCCTCCCCGTAATGCACCCACTCGAACTGCTCTAA